From a region of the uncultured Desulfatiglans sp. genome:
- the cusR gene encoding DNA-binding response regulator in two-component regulatory system with CusS (Evidence 2a : Function from experimental evidences in other organisms; PubMedId : 11283292, 11399769, 20461235; Product type r : regulator) gives MRILVVEDDEKIAGFIAKGFKEAGFAVDTAPDGLAGLDLALTEDYDAAVIDIMLPHLDGLSLIEKIRAEGLNTPVIILSAKRSVDDRVRGLQTGGDDYLTKPFAFTELLARVQALLRRAGGHSEASSLSMGGISVDLLKREVYRDNQKVDLQPREFSLLEYLMRNADKVVSKTMILQHVWDYSFDPQTNVVDVLVCRLRNKIDKDFQKKSIQTIRGVGYVFRPDA, from the coding sequence ATGCGCATACTGGTCGTTGAAGATGATGAAAAGATCGCCGGCTTCATCGCCAAAGGATTCAAGGAGGCCGGGTTTGCAGTAGACACGGCGCCGGATGGCCTGGCCGGGCTCGATCTGGCCCTGACCGAAGACTACGATGCCGCGGTCATCGATATCATGCTGCCGCACCTCGACGGCCTTTCACTGATCGAAAAGATCCGCGCGGAAGGGCTCAACACCCCTGTCATCATCCTGAGCGCCAAGCGCTCGGTGGATGACCGCGTGCGCGGGCTGCAGACCGGGGGCGACGACTACCTGACCAAACCCTTCGCCTTCACGGAACTCCTCGCCCGGGTGCAGGCCCTGCTTCGGCGAGCCGGCGGCCATTCGGAGGCCTCTTCGCTCTCTATGGGCGGGATATCCGTGGACCTCCTCAAACGGGAGGTCTACCGCGACAACCAGAAGGTAGACCTGCAGCCCAGGGAATTCAGCCTCCTCGAATACCTCATGCGCAACGCGGACAAGGTCGTCTCCAAGACCATGATCCTGCAGCACGTCTGGGACTACAGCTTCGACCCCCAGACCAACGTGGTCGACGTGCTGGTCTGCAGGCTGCGAAACAAGATCGACAAGGATTTCCAGAAAAAATCGATCCAGACGATTCGGGGCGTAGGCTATGTTTTTAGACCGGATGCGTAG
- a CDS encoding Signal transduction histidine kinase — MFLDRMRRITRTIGFRLTAWYSTVFILSSFCLFVLTYFFLNASYRAQNQASINSQMLKLISLYQAGGAALIEQENRVEKKFAQEDRFFIRIADPRNTTLFLNIPYQWADFDIKRLESTDPSSIEEWFRLPPSSGGPNYLELARVRLPDGNWLQVGKTAEEQVKLLQRFRKTFMLVVVPFVLFGLIGGAAFSFRALRPIRHLIQTVRSIDLDTMTARVPSPHSNDELDELVRLFNEMLSRIEALILAMRGSLDHVAHDLRTPMTRLRGIAEMALRSEMCDPDILREALSDCVEESEKVLTLLNTLMDISEAETGAMALRKRTFSVNELIERVVELYEVVAEEKGIEVSVSAPADLVLTADQTRVGQALANLLDNALKYTTDGGKIHLEARVENDEMVIGITDTGVGIPEENLSKIWDRLYRGDKSRSQKGLGLGLSLVKAIVEAHKGRIQVDSRTDRGSSFTIFLPIRA, encoded by the coding sequence ATGTTTTTAGACCGGATGCGTAGGATCACCCGGACGATCGGCTTCAGGCTGACGGCCTGGTATTCGACCGTCTTCATCCTGAGTTCCTTCTGCCTCTTCGTGCTGACCTATTTCTTCCTGAACGCCAGCTACCGCGCGCAGAACCAGGCCTCCATCAACTCCCAGATGCTCAAACTGATTTCCCTCTATCAGGCAGGAGGCGCAGCCCTCATCGAGCAGGAAAACCGCGTCGAAAAGAAATTCGCGCAGGAAGACCGGTTTTTCATCCGCATCGCCGACCCGCGGAACACGACCCTCTTTCTGAACATCCCCTATCAATGGGCCGATTTCGACATCAAACGGCTCGAGAGCACCGATCCCTCCTCGATCGAGGAATGGTTCCGCCTGCCTCCATCGAGCGGCGGCCCCAATTACCTCGAGCTCGCCCGGGTACGGCTTCCCGACGGGAACTGGCTCCAGGTCGGAAAGACCGCCGAAGAGCAGGTCAAACTGCTGCAGCGCTTCCGCAAGACCTTCATGCTTGTCGTCGTTCCGTTCGTCCTTTTCGGTCTGATCGGCGGCGCCGCTTTTTCCTTCAGGGCGCTCAGGCCCATCCGCCACCTGATTCAGACGGTCCGGTCCATCGACCTCGACACCATGACCGCCCGGGTGCCGAGCCCCCACTCCAACGACGAACTCGATGAACTGGTGCGCCTCTTCAACGAAATGCTCTCGAGGATCGAGGCCCTCATCCTCGCGATGCGGGGCTCTCTGGACCATGTGGCGCACGACCTCCGCACGCCGATGACCCGGCTGCGGGGCATCGCCGAGATGGCTCTCCGCAGTGAGATGTGCGACCCCGACATCCTGCGCGAGGCCTTGTCGGACTGCGTCGAGGAGTCGGAAAAGGTGCTGACCCTGCTCAACACCCTGATGGATATCTCCGAGGCGGAGACGGGCGCCATGGCGCTCAGGAAACGCACCTTCAGTGTGAACGAACTGATCGAAAGGGTCGTTGAACTCTATGAGGTCGTCGCAGAAGAAAAAGGCATCGAGGTGAGCGTCTCCGCCCCGGCAGACCTCGTGCTGACCGCCGATCAGACCCGGGTCGGGCAGGCCCTGGCGAATCTTCTGGACAACGCCCTCAAGTACACGACCGATGGGGGAAAGATCCACCTCGAGGCCCGGGTCGAAAACGATGAGATGGTCATCGGCATCACCGACACGGGCGTCGGCATCCCTGAGGAAAACCTCTCGAAGATCTGGGATCGCCTCTACAGAGGAGACAAGAGCCGCTCCCAGAAAGGGCTCGGCCTGGGGTTGAGCCTGGTGAAGGCCATCGTGGAGGCGCACAAGGGACGGATCCAGGTCGACAGCCGGACGGACAGGGGATCCAGTTTTACGATATTCCTGCCCATCCGGGCATAA
- a CDS encoding hypothetical protein (Evidence 5 : Unknown function), which produces MSAVRKSVLEQGPYQLEVIQCPRQPGSLRITKRACALRYRMAQKDDLKIPNDEYGMARRSGLDICRKCPLGRRFSKALASQLDMEESKRRVAIPFQKESFDVPLEELS; this is translated from the coding sequence ATGTCGGCAGTCCGCAAATCCGTTTTGGAACAAGGCCCATACCAGCTGGAAGTGATTCAGTGCCCCCGGCAGCCCGGGAGCCTGCGCATTACGAAGCGGGCTTGCGCCCTGCGTTATCGCATGGCGCAGAAAGACGATCTGAAGATCCCCAATGACGAATACGGCATGGCTCGCCGAAGCGGTCTGGATATATGCCGCAAGTGCCCGCTCGGCAGACGTTTTTCAAAGGCGCTGGCCAGCCAGCTGGACATGGAGGAGTCGAAGCGCCGCGTAGCCATCCCCTTTCAGAAAGAATCGTTCGACGTCCCGCTCGAGGAACTCTCCTGA
- the htrA gene encoding putative periplasmic serine endoprotease DegP-like (Evidence 3 : Putative function from multiple computational evidences), translating to MVNARSVCFGTVCLLLACLSTAAFMAAPGGVSAETTIISSPIDFCKAISAVAKRNIPAVVHIEVVQRQSIPNPFFPFEEEPFFRFFFDLPRMPREFNREYKGIGSGILMDADGHVLTNNHVVSGATEIKVLIASGESYPAKLIGTEPQTDLAVLKVEAGKPFTYVTFGDSDKMEVGDWVVAIGHPRGLDHTVTQGIISAKHRRGILSPSSYQDFLQTDAAINPGNSGGPLLNLQGEVIGVNAAIVSQSGGFEGIGFAIPSNMALHVARQLISHGKVSRGWIGLSLQDITPLLARSFELPQSRGALVADVTEKSPAGEAGLKRGDVVLSYSGKAVADSADLRNLIAGSTIGSTVQLKIWRNGEEIPISVPVGNLQEAHDMKSVSLRAKLGVDLRPLRPEESRKYGRKIRQGLVIEWIDPAGPMGQAGFEMHDVILEVNGKSVSSLEALWEELNATHPRHRRITFLAMDHRSGRTGYVQLPLN from the coding sequence ATGGTAAACGCACGCTCCGTTTGTTTCGGCACTGTCTGCCTGCTGCTCGCATGCCTTTCGACGGCTGCATTCATGGCGGCGCCCGGCGGCGTTTCAGCGGAAACGACAATCATTTCCAGCCCCATCGACTTCTGCAAGGCCATCTCCGCCGTCGCCAAACGGAATATCCCGGCGGTGGTGCACATCGAGGTGGTCCAGCGCCAAAGTATTCCCAACCCGTTTTTCCCCTTCGAAGAAGAACCTTTTTTCCGGTTCTTCTTCGACCTGCCCCGCATGCCGCGTGAATTCAACCGGGAGTACAAAGGGATCGGCTCAGGGATCCTCATGGATGCCGACGGGCACGTCCTCACCAACAACCACGTCGTTTCAGGGGCAACCGAGATCAAGGTCCTGATCGCAAGCGGTGAATCCTACCCCGCCAAGCTGATCGGGACCGAGCCTCAGACAGACCTGGCCGTACTCAAGGTCGAGGCCGGGAAGCCTTTCACATACGTCACCTTCGGCGATTCGGACAAGATGGAAGTCGGCGACTGGGTAGTGGCGATCGGACATCCCAGGGGACTCGACCACACCGTGACCCAGGGGATCATCAGCGCCAAACACCGGCGCGGGATCCTCAGCCCCAGCAGCTATCAGGACTTCCTTCAGACGGACGCGGCCATCAATCCGGGCAACAGCGGCGGACCGCTCCTGAACCTCCAGGGAGAAGTAATCGGCGTCAACGCCGCCATCGTCTCCCAATCGGGGGGGTTCGAAGGCATCGGCTTCGCCATACCGAGCAACATGGCACTGCATGTCGCCCGCCAGCTCATCTCGCACGGCAAGGTCTCGCGGGGCTGGATCGGGTTGAGCCTTCAGGATATCACCCCGCTCCTCGCCCGGTCCTTCGAGCTGCCTCAATCCAGAGGCGCCCTCGTTGCCGATGTAACCGAGAAGAGCCCGGCCGGCGAGGCCGGCCTCAAACGCGGGGACGTGGTCCTGAGCTACAGCGGAAAAGCTGTCGCCGACTCTGCAGACTTGAGAAATCTCATCGCCGGCAGTACAATCGGATCGACGGTCCAACTAAAGATTTGGCGCAACGGCGAGGAGATTCCGATATCGGTGCCGGTGGGCAACCTGCAGGAGGCCCATGACATGAAATCCGTGTCATTGCGCGCCAAACTCGGGGTGGATCTGCGCCCCCTCAGGCCGGAGGAGAGCCGTAAATACGGGCGGAAGATCCGCCAGGGTCTCGTGATCGAGTGGATCGATCCGGCCGGCCCCATGGGGCAGGCCGGCTTCGAGATGCACGATGTCATCCTCGAGGTCAACGGCAAGAGCGTGAGCAGCCTCGAAGCGCTTTGGGAAGAACTCAACGCAACCCATCCCCGGCACCGACGGATCACCTTTCTGGCGATGGACCATCGCAGCGGGCGCACCGGGTACGTTCAACTTCCGCTTAACTGA
- a CDS encoding putative periplasmic serine endoprotease DegP-like (Evidence 3 : Putative function from multiple computational evidences), with product MIHPVKKRIRAVLQLSLALLATLFLASPSSAAFPGFGSKMPTSFADLANEVKSAVVNLSTTQVIKESPLHPFMGPDSPFREFFGDEFFKRFFGNQGDTELKTHALGSGLVISEEGYILTNNHVVEKASEIKVKLEDGKEYDAKVIGRDPKTDLALIQVTPDSDFPKPARLGDSDKIRVGDWVMAVGNPFGLGHTVTTGIISAKGRVIGAGPYDDFLQTDAAINPGNSGGPLFNMDGEVVGINTAIVAQGQGIGFAIPVNVATALLPQLKTGKIVRGWLGVMIQDITPELAQSFGLQNTTGVLVSDVLADSPAEKAGLKRGDVVLQFNGNNVLDANALSRAVAATAPESKIPMQIVRNGQQKNIDVEIGTMPDGEQGEPAKEGQTEETRWGITVQEVTPEIARHLGLEPQEKGVVISNVKGGSPAQEAGLQPGDLIKEINRKPVKNLKDYQEALETATRETGLLLLVKRSKGTFYAVLKPAND from the coding sequence ATGATCCATCCTGTAAAAAAGCGTATCCGCGCGGTCTTACAGTTGTCTCTCGCCCTTCTCGCAACGCTCTTCCTCGCCTCGCCCTCCAGCGCCGCCTTCCCAGGCTTCGGCAGCAAGATGCCGACCTCTTTCGCGGATCTGGCCAATGAAGTCAAGAGCGCCGTCGTGAACCTCTCAACCACACAGGTGATCAAGGAATCCCCTCTGCATCCGTTCATGGGGCCGGACTCTCCCTTCCGCGAATTCTTCGGGGACGAATTCTTCAAACGCTTCTTCGGCAATCAGGGCGATACCGAATTGAAGACCCACGCCCTCGGCTCGGGCCTCGTCATCAGCGAGGAAGGCTACATCCTGACGAACAACCATGTCGTCGAGAAGGCCTCGGAGATCAAGGTGAAGCTGGAGGACGGAAAGGAGTACGACGCCAAGGTCATCGGCCGCGACCCGAAGACGGATCTGGCCCTGATTCAGGTCACGCCTGACAGCGACTTTCCGAAGCCGGCGCGCCTGGGGGATTCGGACAAGATCCGGGTCGGGGACTGGGTGATGGCCGTGGGGAACCCCTTCGGCCTCGGTCATACGGTGACGACCGGCATCATCAGCGCCAAGGGGCGCGTGATCGGGGCCGGTCCTTATGACGATTTTCTGCAGACCGACGCCGCGATCAACCCCGGCAACAGCGGTGGACCGCTGTTCAACATGGACGGAGAGGTAGTCGGGATCAACACGGCCATCGTAGCCCAGGGGCAGGGCATCGGCTTCGCCATACCGGTCAACGTCGCCACCGCTCTGCTGCCGCAGCTCAAAACGGGCAAGATCGTGCGCGGCTGGCTCGGCGTCATGATCCAGGACATCACCCCTGAACTCGCCCAGTCCTTCGGGCTGCAGAATACGACCGGCGTCCTGGTCTCCGACGTGCTCGCCGACAGCCCGGCCGAGAAGGCGGGTCTGAAGCGCGGGGATGTGGTCCTGCAGTTCAACGGCAACAATGTCCTGGACGCCAATGCCCTTTCGCGGGCCGTCGCGGCCACCGCCCCCGAAAGCAAGATCCCCATGCAGATCGTCCGCAACGGACAGCAGAAAAATATCGACGTGGAAATCGGGACCATGCCGGATGGCGAGCAGGGAGAACCGGCCAAGGAAGGGCAAACGGAAGAGACCCGTTGGGGCATCACCGTTCAGGAGGTGACGCCTGAAATCGCCAGACATCTCGGACTGGAGCCCCAGGAGAAAGGGGTCGTCATTTCGAACGTGAAGGGCGGCAGCCCGGCACAGGAAGCCGGCCTTCAGCCAGGTGACCTCATCAAGGAAATCAACCGCAAGCCGGTCAAAAACCTCAAAGACTATCAGGAGGCCCTCGAAACGGCCACCCGGGAAACGGGTCTCCTCCTGCTGGTCAAACGGAGCAAAGGAACGTTTTATGCCGTCCTGAAGCCGGCGAACGACTAA
- a CDS encoding conserved hypothetical protein (Evidence 4 : Unknown function but conserved in other organisms) has product MTKQISFTKYENLVLPHFRDKLNKAESTEDVKKFFVQSAADLMDKILEGAVELENEDIALLPDQPPHYKISKRLLSLAPFKDIWGESDLARVFERLSESAMNRYRHLQKHPEKTDSKIRM; this is encoded by the coding sequence ATGACAAAGCAGATTTCCTTCACGAAATACGAAAACCTGGTTCTGCCCCATTTCAGGGACAAGTTGAACAAAGCGGAATCGACCGAAGACGTGAAGAAGTTTTTCGTTCAATCCGCCGCCGATCTGATGGACAAGATCCTGGAAGGGGCGGTCGAACTCGAAAATGAAGACATCGCCCTGTTGCCCGACCAGCCGCCGCATTACAAAATCAGCAAACGCCTGCTGTCGCTTGCGCCGTTCAAGGATATCTGGGGCGAATCGGACCTCGCCCGTGTCTTCGAACGGCTGAGTGAGTCAGCCATGAATCGTTACCGGCATCTGCAGAAGCATCCCGAAAAGACCGATTCCAAGATCCGGATGTAG
- a CDS encoding DsrE family protein, whose amino-acid sequence MTEKKERLLFITTCAEENPDKATLPFVLGNAALAMDVEVIVVLQSMGVYLAMKQYARHVKASGLPALEDLRDLFLEHGGKLWVCDPCIQARQISPEELIDGAEVVAGATLVDGMLDAKNVVVY is encoded by the coding sequence ATGACGGAGAAAAAGGAAAGGCTGCTTTTTATCACGACCTGCGCAGAGGAAAACCCGGACAAGGCCACCCTCCCGTTTGTGCTTGGAAACGCCGCGCTCGCGATGGATGTGGAGGTGATCGTGGTGCTCCAGTCGATGGGTGTCTACCTGGCGATGAAGCAGTATGCGCGCCATGTCAAGGCGTCGGGGCTCCCGGCGCTCGAGGATCTGCGGGATCTGTTCCTGGAGCACGGGGGAAAGCTGTGGGTCTGCGATCCCTGTATTCAGGCGAGGCAGATCTCGCCGGAGGAGTTGATCGACGGCGCGGAAGTGGTGGCGGGCGCGACCCTCGTGGATGGGATGCTGGACGCCAAGAACGTCGTGGTGTATTAG
- a CDS encoding Nitrite reductase heme biosynthesis G family protein: MDDTDKAILNEIQSDFPITSRPYRDLGERLNLGEEEIISRVRRLKEAGIIRRIGGNFHSNRLHFTSTLCAARVPAEQVERFVDVVNRYPGVTHNYLRNHPYNVWFTFIAEDMDRIEQALAEISAETGGVEILNLPAKKMFKIKVDFEIG, encoded by the coding sequence ATGGACGACACCGACAAGGCGATCTTGAACGAGATCCAGTCTGATTTTCCGATTACCTCGAGGCCTTACAGGGACCTTGGCGAACGGTTGAATCTGGGCGAGGAGGAGATCATCTCGCGTGTACGACGGCTCAAAGAAGCCGGCATCATCCGCAGGATCGGGGGCAATTTCCACTCGAACCGGCTCCATTTCACCAGCACCCTCTGCGCGGCCAGGGTCCCGGCCGAACAGGTGGAGCGGTTCGTGGACGTGGTGAACCGCTATCCCGGGGTGACCCACAACTACTTGAGAAACCATCCTTACAATGTCTGGTTCACCTTCATCGCCGAGGACATGGATCGCATCGAGCAGGCGCTGGCCGAGATATCGGCCGAGACCGGCGGGGTCGAGATCCTGAACCTTCCCGCCAAAAAAATGTTCAAGATCAAAGTGGATTTCGAGATCGGCTAG
- a CDS encoding Radical SAM domain protein produces the protein MPAGQRPAGPGSQLRLVAWEITRRCNLNCVHCRASAERGPYEGELDHAACSDLLRQISRMGSPIIILTGGEPLMREDVFDLAREGTDLGLRMVMATNGTLLDPSMVGRMRSSGIQRVSISLDGATAAEHDAFRQVPGAFDQALRGIRFLREGGIEFQVNTTVTRHNVHVIDRILDLAVELGAAAHHIFLLVPTGRAREMVNQEIEANQYEELLHWFYRMRDQVPLHLKATCAPHYYRILRQEAHARGETVNFETYGLDAVTRGCLGGTAFCFISHDGIVQPCGYLELNCGDLKQSSFEQVWQHSPVFLKLRDFSAYEGKCGRCEYLRVCGGCRARAYEATGNFLAEEPLCAYQPHARTGSAGAAPHD, from the coding sequence ATGCCGGCCGGGCAAAGGCCGGCCGGACCCGGGTCCCAGCTGCGCCTGGTCGCCTGGGAGATCACACGGCGCTGCAACCTGAACTGCGTCCACTGCCGGGCCTCGGCCGAGCGCGGCCCCTACGAGGGGGAACTCGACCATGCGGCCTGCAGCGACCTCCTGCGCCAGATCAGCCGGATGGGCAGCCCCATCATCATCCTGACCGGCGGGGAGCCGCTCATGCGGGAGGATGTCTTCGACCTCGCGCGCGAAGGCACCGATTTGGGGCTCAGGATGGTCATGGCGACCAATGGGACCCTGCTCGACCCGTCCATGGTCGGACGGATGCGCAGCTCCGGCATCCAGCGGGTGAGCATCTCCCTGGACGGGGCCACCGCCGCCGAACACGACGCCTTCCGCCAGGTGCCGGGCGCCTTCGATCAGGCCCTGCGCGGGATCCGATTCCTGCGGGAGGGCGGGATCGAGTTCCAGGTCAACACGACGGTCACCCGCCACAATGTCCACGTGATCGACCGCATCCTGGATCTAGCGGTCGAACTGGGCGCGGCTGCACACCACATCTTCCTGCTGGTGCCGACCGGTCGCGCGCGGGAGATGGTCAACCAGGAGATCGAGGCCAACCAGTACGAGGAGCTCCTGCACTGGTTCTACCGGATGCGGGACCAGGTCCCCTTGCATCTGAAGGCCACCTGCGCGCCCCACTACTACCGCATCCTGCGCCAGGAGGCGCATGCCCGGGGAGAGACCGTCAATTTCGAGACGTACGGCCTCGATGCCGTGACCCGCGGGTGCTTGGGCGGGACGGCGTTCTGCTTCATCTCGCACGACGGCATCGTCCAGCCCTGCGGTTACCTGGAGCTGAACTGCGGGGATTTGAAACAGTCGTCCTTCGAGCAGGTCTGGCAGCATTCGCCCGTATTCCTGAAGCTCAGGGATTTTTCGGCCTACGAGGGCAAATGCGGCCGCTGCGAATACCTGCGGGTCTGCGGCGGCTGCCGCGCACGGGCCTACGAGGCGACGGGGAACTTCCTCGCCGAGGAGCCGCTTTGCGCATACCAGCCGCACGCCCGCACCGGTTCGGCAGGGGCTGCGCCCCACGATTGA
- the hemB gene encoding porphobilinogen synthase (Evidence 2a : Function from experimental evidences in other organisms; PubMedId : 10194344, 11444968, 11909869, 2464127, 2656410; Product type e : enzyme), with protein sequence MIVRPRRLRKSAALRDMVRETTLSVKDFVAPLFVKPGEGVRDPIGSMPGQYQFSVDTLVDEAEALWEIGIPAVILFGLPDSKDATGSRSWADDGIVQVAVRALKERLPDLVVITDVCLCEYTDHGHCGLIRGGEVDNDATLDLLARQAVSHARAGADIVAPSDMMDGRVAAIRRALDASGLQSTGILSYAVKYASAFYGPFREAADSAPQFGDRTTYQMDPANAREALKEARLDIEEGADMIMVKPALAYLDIIRRVREISSLPLAAYQVSGEYAMIKAAAANGWLDERRVMTESLTAIKRAGADIILTYFARDAAVLMR encoded by the coding sequence CGGGAGACGACCCTTTCGGTGAAAGACTTCGTCGCCCCGCTTTTCGTCAAACCGGGGGAAGGGGTGCGCGACCCGATCGGATCGATGCCGGGCCAGTACCAATTCAGCGTGGACACCCTGGTCGACGAGGCGGAGGCCCTCTGGGAGATCGGCATCCCGGCGGTGATCCTCTTCGGACTGCCGGACAGCAAGGATGCGACGGGAAGCCGCTCGTGGGCCGATGACGGGATCGTTCAGGTCGCCGTGCGGGCCTTGAAGGAGCGCCTGCCCGACCTGGTCGTCATCACGGACGTGTGCCTCTGCGAATATACCGACCACGGGCATTGCGGCCTGATCCGCGGGGGCGAGGTCGACAACGACGCGACCCTGGATCTGCTCGCCCGGCAGGCGGTGTCGCACGCGCGGGCGGGCGCGGACATCGTCGCCCCCTCCGACATGATGGACGGCCGCGTGGCGGCTATCCGCCGCGCCCTGGACGCAAGCGGTCTCCAGTCCACCGGGATCCTTTCCTACGCGGTGAAATACGCCTCCGCCTTCTACGGTCCGTTCCGCGAGGCGGCCGATTCGGCGCCGCAGTTCGGCGACCGGACGACCTACCAGATGGATCCGGCCAACGCGCGGGAGGCCCTCAAAGAGGCCCGGCTCGATATCGAGGAGGGGGCGGACATGATCATGGTCAAGCCCGCTCTGGCCTACCTCGACATCATCCGGCGCGTGCGCGAAATCTCCAGCCTTCCGCTCGCCGCCTATCAGGTGAGCGGAGAATACGCGATGATCAAGGCGGCGGCCGCCAACGGCTGGCTCGATGAGCGGCGCGTCATGACCGAGAGCCTGACCGCGATCAAGCGGGCGGGGGCCGACATCATCCTGACCTATTTTGCGCGCGATGCCGCCGTGCTGATGCGCTGA